A region from the Fundulus heteroclitus isolate FHET01 unplaced genomic scaffold, MU-UCD_Fhet_4.1 scaffold_68, whole genome shotgun sequence genome encodes:
- the LOC118561616 gene encoding zinc finger protein OZF-like: MRIHTGQKPFSCDLCGQRFGQKSSLNIHLRIHTGEKPFCCDLCKKRFSQKPTLNTHMRIHTGQKPFSCDLCGQRFSRKTILNVHMRTHTGQKPFSCDLCGQRFSQKSSLNIHLRIHTGEKPFCCDLCKKRFVERAHLNSHMRIHTGVKPFCCDLCGQRFSHKSTLSNHKRIHTGEKPFCCDLCGKRFSQKTILNVHMRTHTGQKPFCCDLCGQRFSQKPTLNTHMRIHTGQKPFSCDLCGQRFGQKSSLNIHLRIHTGEKPFCCDLCKKRFVERAHLNSHMRIHTGVKPFCCDLCGQRFSQKPTLNTHMRIHTGQKPFSCDLCGQRFSRKTILNVHMRTHTGQKPFSCDLCGQRFSQKSSLNIHLRIHTGEKPFCCDLCKKRFVERAHLNSHMRIHTGVKPFCCDLCGQRFSHKSTLSNHKRIHTGEKPFCCDLCGKRFSQKTILNVHMRTHTGQKPFCCDLCGQRFS; the protein is encoded by the exons atgagaatccacactggacagaagcctttctcttgcgatctatgtggacaaagatttggcCAAAAATCTAGTTTAAACATACAcctgagaatccacacaggagagaagcctttttgctgtgatctatgtaaaaaaag atttagccaaaaacctactttaaacacacacatgagaatccacacaggacagaagcctttctcttgcgatctatgtggacaaaggtttagccgaaaaacaattttaaacgtacatatgagaactcacacaggacagaagcctttctcttgtgatctatgtggacaaagatttagccaaaaatctagTTTAAACATACAcctgagaatccacacaggagagaagcctttttgctgtgatctatgtaaaaaaaggtttgttgaaAGAGCACATTTAAACAgtcacatgagaatccacacaggagtgaagcctttttgctgtgatctatgtggacaaagatttagccacaaatcaaCTTTAAGCAATCAcaagagaatccacacaggagagaagcctttctgctgtgatctgtgtggaaaaaggtttagccaaaaaacaattttaaacgtacatatgagaactcacacaggacagaagcctttctgttgtgatctatgtggacaaagatttagccaaaaacctactttaaacacacacatgagaatccacactggacagaagcctttctcttgtgatctatgtggacaaagatttggcCAAAAATCTAGTTTAAACATACAcctgagaatccacacaggagagaagcctttttgctgtgatctatgtaaaaaaaggtttgttgaaAGAGCACATTTAAACAgtcacatgagaatccacacaggagtgaagcctttttgctgtgatctatgtggacaaagatttagccaaaaacctactttaaacacacacatgagaatccacacaggacagaagcctttctcttgcgatctatgtggacaaaggtttagccgaaaaacaattttaaacgtacatatgagaactcacacaggacagaagcctttctcttgtgatctatgtggacaaagatttagccaaaaatctagTTTAAACATACAcctgagaatccacacaggagagaagcctttttgctgtgatctatgtaaaaaaaggtttgttgaaAGAGCACATTTAAACAgtcacatgagaatccacacaggagtgaagcctttttgctgtgatctatgtggacaaagatttagccacaaatcaaCTTTAAGCAATCAcaagagaatccacacaggagagaagcctttctgctgtgatctgtgtggaaaaaggtttagccaaaaaacaattttaaacgtacatatgagaactcacacaggacagaagcctttctgttgtgatctatgtggacaaagatttagc